A portion of the Manihot esculenta cultivar AM560-2 chromosome 2, M.esculenta_v8, whole genome shotgun sequence genome contains these proteins:
- the LOC110609476 gene encoding uncharacterized protein LOC110609476 has translation MSSSNGSSSAGGEIADNHYKNFIQHQVSKFDTLAGVAIKYGVEVADIKRLNGLATDLQMFALKTLLIPLPGRHPPSPIFSSDSSSSEGNDIDKTSQPCYSNGLESFDSLRLKSTQEKASPAMSTLWKYYGLKSSKQTGTAEGIGMTKVYRRGSSDSLTEGLLPRATPIYESPYHNLKSRNFANGLSPEDGTTVDYVPLADAGDAEGDKSNEKSVRRRQKSEADFRNGTPERLLKEEKSGGSSDFSPVTGKGLAMRPKSASRTALYSESEAGWSNSIPIGLGDSIISDVPTGVRKSSSTPSLYNQDTNNSSSVWPTSRWSLKPDLQVLSSAAMNIPMFDGLPKPISGRRSKAALD, from the exons ATGTCTTCTTCAAATGGCAGTTCATCTGCAGGAGGAGAAATAGCTGATAATCATTATAAGAATTTCATACAGCATCAGGTCTCCAAGTTTGATACTCTTGCTGGTGTGGCCATCAAGTATGGTGTTGAG gTGGCTGACATCAAAAGGTTGAATGGGTTGGCCACTGATCTTCAAATGTTTGCTTTAAAGACGTTGCTGATACCATTACCAGGAAGGCATCCCCCATCGCCCATTTTttcctctgattcttcttcttcGGA AGGGAACGACATTGATAAAACATCACAGCCTTGCTACTCCAATGGATTGGAATCATTTGATTCCCTGAGATTGAAATCAACCCAAGAGAAGGCTTCTCCAGCTATGAGCACTTTATGGAAGTACTACGgtctcaaatcttcaaaacagacgGGTACAGCTGAAGGCATAGGGATGACAAAAGTTTACAGAAGAGGAAGCTCAGATTCCCTAACCGAAGGGCTGTTGCCGAGAGCCACACCAATCTATGAGTCACCATACCACAACCTCAAATCACGAAATTTTGCTAATGGCTTGTCCCCTGAGGATGGTACTACAGTCGATTATGTGCCTCTTGCAGATGCTGGAGATGCAGAAGGTGACAAGTCCAATGAGAAGTCGGTTCGGAGACGCCAGAAATCCGAAGCAGATTTTAGAAATGGAACACCAGAAAGGCTGTTGAAGGAAGAAAAAAGTGGTGGAAGCAGTGATTTCTCACCTGTAACTGGAAAGGGTTTAGCTATGAGACCAAAATCGGCAAGCCGAACAGCACTGTACTCTGAATCAGAGGCTGGATGGTCAAATTCTATACCGATTGGTTTGGGAGATTCTATTATTTCTGACGTACCGACTGGAGTTCGTAAATCGTCAAGTACACCAAGTCTATATAACCAGGACACCAATAATTCCTCTTCTGTTTGGCCAACTTCAAGGTGGAGTTTGAAACCTGACCTGCAGGTTCTCTCATCAGCAGCAATGAACATACCTATGTTTGATGGTTTACCAAAGCCAATATCTGGACGCAGGAGTAAAGCGGCCCTTGATTAG
- the LOC110608934 gene encoding uncharacterized protein LOC110608934 yields MIENDEADSYSAGTTRETGGEAEGEEYCLEKRPRQEDDSETVPKKFMMPPMAAYDGTGNPREHVLNYKTFMKLQTLSDALMCKVFPTTLSGPARAWFNNLEAGSINSFGDLATRFISRFISGVPADRKTSYLETIRKPPTSLAELMKRAEKYIRQDDALVTSRFARGLTDKRKALEEKRLEKHERKHGGRPEPYKQPWERRDQRPLPSQDPVQRSRPSWVPEKPTPLNASRAEVLIAVQDKEFLQWPRPLRAEADQRNPDKYCQYHRTHGHDTNNYFQLIAEIERLIKRGHLKNFVKKPEGQRPPPTPTV; encoded by the exons atgatagaaaatgatgagGCCGACAGCTATTCTGCCGGAACCACCAGGGAAACAGGAGGTGAAGCAGAGGGGGAGGAATATTGCCTAGAAAAGAGACCCAGGCAAGAGGATGATAgc GAGACCGtacctaagaagtttatgatgccacctatggcTGCCTACGATGGAACTGGGAACCCCCGAGAACATGTCCTtaactacaagaccttcatgAAGCTACAGACTTTGTCGGATGCTttaatgtgcaaggtattcccaacgacgtTATCAGGCCCAGCAAGAGCATGGTTTAATAACCTGGAGGCTGGGAGCATCAACAGTTTCGGAGACTTGGCCACTCGTTTCATCAGCCGCTTCATTTCTGGTGTTCCCGCCGATAGGAAAACGAGCTACTTGGAAACAATCAG gaagcctccgacctcactggctgagTTGATGAAGCGGGccgaaaagtatataaggcaggacgaTGCCTTGGTAACAAGCAGGTTTGCTAGGGGACTGACAGATAAAAGAAAAGCACTGGAGGAAAAGAGGCTAGAGAAACACGAGAGAAAGCACGGTGGAAGGCCTGAGCCCTATAAACAGCCTTGGGAGCGTAGGGATCAAAGACCCCTCCCTTCTCAGGACCCCGTACAAAGATCACGGCCCTCCTGGGTCCCGGAGAAGCCAACCCCACTCAACGCCTCAAGAGCCGAGGTACTCATAGCCGTACAAGATAAGGAATTCTTACAGTGGCCCAGGCCCCTAAGAGCTGAAGCAGACCAacgaaatcctgacaagtacTGTCAGTACCATCGCACGCATGGCCATGATACCAATAACTATTTTCAGTTGATCGCcgagatcgagaggttaatcAAGAGGGGTCACCTTAAGAACTTCGTAAAGAAGCCGGAAGGACAGAGGCCTCCGCCGACTCCGACAGTCTAA
- the LOC110608935 gene encoding uncharacterized protein LOC110608935 has translation MQVVEHSSATISFSSEDAQGIQMPHDDALVIEAIIHNYKVKKVLVDDGSKVNLLPYRVYQQMGIPEEQLIRDQAPIKGIGGTPVTVEGKVKLALTMGEAPKTRTHYAVFLVAKLPLSYNAILGRPVLFDFEVVTSIRYLAMKFPTEAGVGTVRGSQEEVRAVYLATVAEPSSTEERMDSEVLEVRDEKTEARQSRWGS, from the coding sequence ATGCAAGTCGTTGAACACTCCTCAGCAACCATCTCTTTCTCCTCGGAAGACGctcagggcattcagatgccccatgatgatgccCTCGTCATCGAGGCCATCATCCACAATTATAAAGTAAAGAAGGTTCTAGTGgacgatgggagcaaagtgaatCTGCTGCCTTACCGAGTCTACCAGCAGATGGGTATTCCTGAAGAGCAATTAATCCGAGACCAGGCCCCGATTAAAGGGATAGGAGGAACGCCAGTGACGGTGGAAGGAAAGGTAAAGCTAGCCCTTACTATGGGAGAAGCTCCAAAGACTCGCACCCATTATGCAGTGTTTCTGGTAGCTAAACTCCccctgagctacaatgcgatccTAGGAAGACCTGTGTTGTTTGACTTTGAGGTtgtcaccagtatcagatacTTGGCAATGAAGTTCCCCACAGAAGCAGGGGTGGGAACAGTTCGGGGAAGTCAAGAGGAAGTAAGGGCAGTGTACCTGGCTACCGTAGCGGAGCCAAGCTCAACAGAGGAAAGGATGGATTCGGAAGTCCTGGAGGTCCGAGATGAGAAAACAGAGGCCAGACAGAGCCGGTGGGGGAGCTGA